One Triticum dicoccoides isolate Atlit2015 ecotype Zavitan chromosome 4B, WEW_v2.0, whole genome shotgun sequence genomic window carries:
- the LOC119291964 gene encoding protein NPGR2-like, with translation MMEGRKERGRSHRVFRRMAMQCLCSGEQANLVDELNPSNGEIELYAKNDGLREAELSLQEGGSLNYEEARALLAKVEYQQGHVEEALRVLDGINTAELIPMVKMSISRLARADPHSSYPPMSLHTVNLVTETIYLKTIALRDLGKFKEAAQECSMILDVIESALPKGLPTKFGDGSNLNATIRSAVELLPELWKLADFPPEVLSSYRRALLSNWNLDAKAIGRIQKEFAIFLLYSGCEASTPPLRSQLDGSFVPRNNLEEAILLLMILLMKFNLKRLERDPTVMHHLTFALSISGRLKPLAGQFEKLLPGVLHSREWLYNVALCYLAEEDDLAALNLLKMILRFGEDSSCLKELLLTSKICSENVAHAEEGASYARRALASLDGGCDQLEVVADLLLGISLSRQARYAPSGTERASQQREALKVLGVAEKKMEGKDFRVLYNLSLENAEQRKLDAAALYAKKLLKLENGSELRSWLLVARITSAQKRFEDAESIVNAALDQTAKWCQGDLLQTKAKIQAANGQFKKAVETYTQLLAVIQLRKKSFNSGLFVLQGTKDDGSMETEAWYNLALLYLSLSQWRDTELCISKIKATSAYSPLAYHATGKLLEARGFLKEAFGAYSKALDLDPKHVPSLISAAIALRQLGGRPLPAARCLLTDALRLDRTNHVAWFNLGLTYEDEGGSSSAALEAAECFQAAALLEETAPAEPFR, from the exons ATGATGGAGGgcaggaaagagagggggagatctCATAGAGTGTTTCGGCGGATGGCGATGCAGTGCCTCTGCTCCGGGGAGCAGGCCAATCTGGTGGATGAGCTGAACCCGTCAAATGGTGAAATCGAGTTGTATGCCAAAAATGACGGCCTTCGGGAAGCCGAGTTGTCTCTCCAGGAGGGCGGTTCCCTTAACTATGAG GAAGCAAGGGCATTGCTTGCAAAAGTCGAGTACCAACAGGGGCATGTTGAAGAAGCACTTCGTGTGCTTGATGGGATAAACACGGCTGAACTAATTCCTATGGTGAAAATGTCCATCAGTAGATTAGCAAGGGCCGATCCACATTCCAGTTATCCACCAATGTCCTTGCATACTGTTAATCTAGTAACGGAGACCATATATCTCAAAACTATAGCACTTCGTGATCTTGGGAAATTCAAAG AAGCTGCACAGGAGTGCAGTATGATATTGGACGTTATAGAATCGGCACTCCCTAAGGGCTTACCAACCAAGTTTGGAGATGGTAGTAACTTGAATGCAACAATACGCAGTGCCGTTGAGTTGCTTCCTGAGCTATGGAAATTAGCGGATTTCCCTCCTGAAGTGCTCTCTTCATACAGGAGGGCTCTTCTTAGTAATTGGAACCTTGATGCAAAGGCCATTGGTAGAATACAGAAGGAGTTTGCTATTTTTCTCCTATACAGTGGCTGTGAGGCCTCAACTCCACCTCTTCGATCCCAATTGGATGGTTCATTTGTACCTCGGAATAATTTGGAAGAAGCtattcttcttttgatgattttatTGATGAAATTCAACCTTAAGAGGCTTGAGAGAGACCCAACTGTGATGCATCATCTGACTTTTGCATTGTCCATATCAGGACGGTTAAAACCTCTAGCCGGTCAGTTTGAAAAACTATTACCTGGTGTGTTACACAGCAGAGAGTGGCTGTACAATGTTGCACTGTGTTACCTAGCAGAAGAAGATGATCTAGCTGCCCTCAATCTGCTCAAAATGATACTAAGATTTGGAGAGGACTCCAGTTGTCTCAAAGAACTTCTTCTAACTTCAAAAATTTGTAGCGAGAACGTTGCACATGCTGAAGAAGGTGCATCCTATGCACGCAGAGCCCTTGCTAGTCTCGATGGAGGTTGTGACCAGTTAGAGGTTGTCGCGGACCTTCTACTTGGCATTTCCCTCTCCCGCCAAGCTCGATATGCTCCGAGTGGTACGGAGAGGGCTTCTCAGCAGCGTGAAGCACTGAAGGTGCTTGGTGTTGCTGAAAAGAAGATGGAAGGCAAAGATTTTAGGGTACTGTACAATCTGAGCCTTGAAAATGCTGAGCAGAGGAAACTAGATGCAGCAGCTCTTTATGCAAAGAAGTTACTGAAATTGGAGAATGGTTCAGAATTAAGGAGCTGGCTCCTTGTAGCTCGTATCACGAGTGCTCAAAAACGGTTCGAAGATGCTGAATCTATTGTAAATGCTGCCCTTGATCAGACTGCAAAGTGGTGCCAAGGAGATCTGTTGCAAACCAAAGCCAAAATTCAGGCTGCAAACGGGCAATTTAAGAAGGCAGTCGAGACTTATACCCAGCTTCTTGCTGTCATCCAACTCAGGAAGAAAAGTTTCAACTCTGGGCTTTTTGTATTACAG GGCACGAAGGATGATGGAAGCATGGAAACAGAGGCATGGTATAATCTGGCCCTTTTGTACCTAAGCCTGTCACAATGGAGGGATACAGAGCTTTGCATATCGAAAATAAAAGCCACCAGTGCATATTCTCCCTTGGCTTATCATGCTACAG GAAAGCTACTTGAAGCAAGAGGGTTTCTAAAGGAGGCTTTTGGAGCATACTCCAAAGCATTAGATCTCGACCCTAAGCACGTACCGAGTTTGATATCTGCCGCCATTGCTCTTCGACAGCTTGGAGGGAGGCCCTTGCCTGCCGCAAGGTGCCTCCTAACTGATGCGCTGAGACTGGACAGAACGAACCATGTTGCATGGTTTAACCTCGGTCTAACCTATGAAGATGAAGGGGGCAGTTCATCAGCGGCACTTGAAGCTGCCGAATGTTTTCAGGCGGCTGCCCTTCTCGAAGAAACCGCCCCGGCTGAACCTTTCAGATAA
- the LOC119294136 gene encoding SKP1-like protein 1: MKMVRLCSSDGEEFEVAEETIVAASVMIKDMLEDGEVAVGVIPLPNVTGPILSRVLDYVNRHFSDPHDHKTSSCPAADDPLRRFDDSFVQVDQDTLFDLMLAANYLDMKSLLDLTCKTVADQIRGRTLEEIRKKFNIVNDYTKDEEQEVRRENSWAFD, encoded by the exons ATGAAGATGGTTCGTCTCTGCAGCTCCGACGGCGAGGAGTTCGAGGTGGCGGAGGAGACCATCGTCGCGGCGTCGGTGATGATCAAGGACATGCTAGAGGACGGCGAAGTCGCCGTCGGCGTGATCCCGCTCCCCAACGTGACCGGTCCCATCCTCTCCCGAGTCCTCGACTACGTCAACAGGCACTTCTCCGACCCCCACGACCACAAAACCTCGTCCTgccccgccgccgacgaccccctcAGGCGGTTCGACGACTCCTTCGTCCAGGTCGACCAGGACACCCTCTTCGACCTCATGCTC GCTGCCAATTACCTCGACATGAAGAGCCTGCTCGACCTGACGTGCAAGACGGTGGCGGACCAGATCAGGGGCAGGACCCTCGAGGAGATCCGCAAGAAGTTCAACATCGTCAACGACTACACCAAGGACGAGGAGCAGGAGGTCCGCAGGGAGAACTCGTGGGCATTCGACTAA